The Agromyces mariniharenae genome includes a window with the following:
- a CDS encoding endonuclease domain-containing protein — MRYAPAAVASVIRERGGALPYRALDSAGVARADVRRALAAGGIRQVRERWFAVPDAHADIVRAVHVGGSLTAGSVARLEGLWSRPDGLLHVRVPRTAGRLWAPDGSHLPLHRGEHHVCVHYRTARTGTPARDPLTLALAELAACAPRLDAIIAIDAALATRRLQYAELPALRSLMMPSRRNLLDLVDGGCQSGTETIVRMLLRSRRLRHRTQVWIDGVGRVDILVGDRLIIEIDGAGFHTDVEFERDRRRDFELVMRGYQVLRLSYSMVMTEWDAVQRGVLDLLDRGEHLWGYRAGPFQRDPTRSIARKHLDPEQ; from the coding sequence ATGCGCTATGCACCTGCAGCCGTCGCCAGCGTCATCCGCGAGCGCGGCGGAGCGCTGCCGTACCGAGCACTCGACTCAGCCGGGGTCGCCCGCGCAGACGTGCGACGCGCCCTCGCGGCTGGCGGGATCCGCCAGGTGAGAGAACGCTGGTTCGCCGTGCCGGATGCTCACGCCGACATCGTCCGCGCCGTCCACGTCGGGGGCAGCCTGACCGCCGGATCCGTTGCCCGACTGGAGGGGTTGTGGTCGCGACCGGATGGACTGCTGCATGTGCGTGTTCCGCGCACCGCGGGACGCCTGTGGGCACCCGACGGTTCGCACCTCCCGCTTCATCGAGGCGAGCACCATGTCTGCGTTCACTACCGGACAGCGCGCACCGGCACGCCCGCGCGGGATCCGTTGACGCTCGCGCTGGCGGAACTCGCAGCATGCGCGCCGAGACTCGATGCGATCATCGCGATCGACGCTGCGCTCGCCACCCGTCGGCTTCAGTACGCGGAGCTACCGGCGCTGAGATCGCTGATGATGCCCTCTCGGAGGAATCTGCTCGACTTGGTCGACGGCGGCTGCCAGTCCGGCACCGAGACGATCGTGCGCATGCTGCTCCGCTCGCGGCGGCTTCGCCACCGCACCCAGGTGTGGATCGACGGGGTGGGTCGTGTCGACATCCTCGTCGGCGATCGACTCATCATCGAGATCGACGGCGCGGGCTTCCATACCGACGTCGAGTTCGAACGGGACCGCCGCCGCGACTTCGAACTCGTCATGCGCGGATACCAGGTGCTCCGACTCAGCTACTCCATGGTGATGACCGAGTGGGACGCGGTACAGCGCGGCGTACTCGACCTCCTCGATCGCGGCGAGCATCTCTGGGGATACCGCGCCGGCCCGTTCCAGCGTGATCCCACCCGGTCGATCGCTCGAAAGCACCTCGATCCCGAGCAATGA
- a CDS encoding inositol monophosphatase family protein translates to MTQLDAHGASAGLLDLTRDIAVRAAEFALDARRAGVRVAATKSTPTDVVTAADRDTEALIRSFILDARPDDGIVGEEDSAHIGTSGIDWVVDPIDGTVNFLYGIPAWAVSIAVVEGAGGGDVGGTTLAGVVVNPVTGEVFEASAGGGARLSGRELAVNTDVPLATALIGTGFSYAAERRHEQAAVLLELITKVRDIRRIGSASLDLCAVAAGRIDAYYERGLNAWDHSAGALIAREAGARVGGLHGGRENRELLVAAAPALYEELAAALRAAGLDA, encoded by the coding sequence ATGACCCAGCTCGACGCCCACGGGGCATCCGCCGGCCTGCTCGACCTCACCCGCGACATCGCCGTACGGGCCGCGGAGTTCGCGCTCGACGCACGACGGGCGGGCGTGCGCGTCGCCGCGACGAAGTCGACGCCGACCGACGTGGTCACCGCGGCCGACCGCGACACCGAGGCGCTCATCCGCTCGTTCATCCTCGACGCGCGTCCCGACGACGGCATCGTCGGCGAGGAGGACTCCGCGCACATCGGCACGAGCGGCATCGACTGGGTCGTCGACCCGATCGACGGCACGGTCAACTTCCTCTACGGCATCCCCGCGTGGGCCGTGAGCATCGCCGTCGTCGAGGGCGCGGGCGGGGGCGACGTCGGCGGGACCACGCTCGCGGGCGTCGTGGTCAACCCGGTGACCGGCGAGGTGTTCGAGGCGTCGGCGGGCGGAGGGGCGCGGCTGTCCGGACGCGAGCTCGCCGTGAACACCGACGTGCCGCTCGCGACGGCGCTCATCGGCACGGGCTTCTCGTATGCCGCCGAGCGGCGCCACGAGCAGGCCGCCGTGCTGCTCGAGCTCATCACGAAGGTGCGCGACATCCGCCGCATCGGCTCGGCCTCGCTCGACCTCTGCGCCGTCGCCGCGGGCCGCATCGACGCCTACTACGAGCGCGGGCTCAACGCCTGGGACCACTCCGCCGGGGCGCTCATCGCCCGCGAGGCCGGGGCCCGCGTCGGCGGACTGCACGGCGGACGCGAGAACCGCGAACTGCTCGTCGCGGCCGCGCCCGCGCTCTACGAGGAGCTCGCGGCGGCCCTGCGGGCGGCCGGCCTCGACGCCTGA
- a CDS encoding peptidoglycan DD-metalloendopeptidase family protein: protein MRPERPLTRRELREREAADAARQAGASGSVESGQVSSQAGFPRQAAAPVYPQQAAAPVYPQQPAAPVYPQQPAQVVPQQPAFSQPVRPQHPAQALPQSAPQQAAPQAWQPSAYPTSTAAALPPAPIVQSTTPAPSAHYPTAAQPTAPTRPVAQPTEPTAPAAQHPTAAQHPTAAQHPTAAQPARPGFDDLFGGIGAAPHETIEAPVRRRVAETTPNSEAELADRRTGRGSASSMSGGSGSAEAPSARGRAADRRPAAAEPGGFDALFADLGEADEADEAPRGGRGRSARKAEKPRKPSRAEKAAAKRGSSAKNGGPRRGSSVPSAPRPVGGDVDLAALIGGTAATGASAAGALGPAAAGAASGSAAPATAAAAAGIAAPAVVPPIDATAGFATAIAAAAGARPGFDAAAPAPASLNLGRPTHRPNAAPVDADVTGVSDLLDFGSSPDATPTAPAPSRRAAQRPEPARESARPAPQARRSAPRVAPRPAPRPAAAAPRRRRATRQLASLVAMSFAALLAVATTIPSLSLLTPEDVQALAMSDSSGFGLDGQRVTINGDVVAQSVQREGYQHQSMAEYAEAAGIRAEADFINNPAGTIQWPFAVGVHVGDRFGYRDCAGCSSDHGGQDFNPGLGAEIQAIADGTVAVSTDSGGSLGVVMMIDHVIDGELVTSVYAHMEYGSRRFEVGDTVRVADVIGTTGSTGMSTGPHLHFEIRLGGVDGTKVDPLEWLYANTN, encoded by the coding sequence GTGCGGCCTGAGCGACCCCTGACGCGCCGCGAGCTCCGCGAGCGTGAGGCGGCGGATGCCGCGCGCCAGGCAGGTGCGTCCGGGTCGGTCGAGTCGGGGCAGGTGTCGTCACAGGCGGGGTTCCCGCGGCAGGCCGCGGCGCCGGTGTATCCGCAGCAGGCCGCGGCTCCGGTGTATCCGCAGCAGCCCGCCGCTCCGGTGTATCCCCAGCAGCCCGCACAGGTGGTCCCGCAGCAGCCGGCGTTCTCGCAGCCCGTACGTCCCCAGCACCCCGCGCAGGCGCTGCCGCAGTCGGCGCCGCAGCAGGCGGCGCCTCAGGCGTGGCAGCCGTCCGCGTATCCGACGTCGACCGCTGCCGCACTGCCGCCGGCGCCGATCGTGCAGTCCACCACGCCTGCTCCCTCGGCGCACTATCCGACCGCAGCGCAGCCGACGGCACCGACGCGGCCGGTGGCCCAGCCGACGGAACCCACCGCCCCCGCCGCGCAGCATCCGACCGCGGCGCAGCATCCGACCGCGGCGCAGCATCCGACCGCGGCGCAGCCCGCGCGTCCCGGCTTCGACGACCTCTTCGGCGGCATCGGTGCCGCTCCCCACGAGACCATCGAGGCGCCCGTCCGGCGCCGGGTCGCCGAGACGACTCCGAACTCCGAGGCCGAGCTGGCCGACCGTCGCACCGGTCGAGGCTCGGCCTCCTCCATGTCGGGCGGCTCCGGCTCCGCCGAGGCGCCCTCCGCGCGCGGCCGCGCCGCCGACCGTCGGCCCGCTGCCGCGGAGCCCGGCGGCTTCGACGCCCTGTTCGCCGACCTCGGCGAGGCTGACGAGGCCGACGAAGCTCCCCGCGGCGGGCGCGGCCGGTCGGCTCGCAAGGCCGAGAAGCCGAGGAAGCCGTCGCGCGCCGAGAAGGCCGCCGCCAAGCGGGGGTCGTCGGCGAAGAACGGCGGACCCCGACGTGGATCGTCCGTGCCATCGGCGCCCCGCCCGGTCGGCGGCGACGTCGACCTCGCCGCACTGATCGGCGGCACCGCGGCGACCGGCGCGTCCGCGGCCGGCGCACTCGGTCCCGCCGCGGCCGGGGCCGCATCGGGCAGCGCCGCACCGGCCACGGCCGCCGCTGCGGCGGGCATCGCGGCACCCGCCGTCGTGCCCCCCATCGACGCCACCGCCGGATTCGCGACGGCGATCGCCGCGGCGGCGGGCGCCCGACCGGGGTTCGATGCGGCCGCGCCGGCGCCGGCATCCCTCAACCTCGGCCGGCCGACCCACCGCCCGAACGCCGCGCCGGTCGACGCCGACGTCACGGGCGTGTCCGACCTGCTCGACTTCGGCTCGTCGCCTGACGCGACGCCGACCGCTCCCGCTCCGTCGCGGCGCGCGGCGCAGCGTCCCGAGCCCGCTCGCGAGAGCGCTCGCCCGGCCCCGCAGGCTCGGCGTTCTGCGCCTCGCGTGGCACCGCGCCCGGCGCCGCGGCCCGCGGCAGCCGCCCCCCGCCGCCGTCGCGCCACCCGTCAGCTCGCGAGCCTCGTCGCGATGAGCTTCGCGGCGCTCCTGGCCGTGGCGACGACGATCCCGTCGCTCTCGCTCCTCACGCCCGAGGACGTGCAGGCGCTCGCCATGTCGGACTCGTCGGGCTTCGGCCTCGACGGCCAGCGCGTGACGATCAACGGCGACGTCGTGGCGCAGAGCGTGCAGCGCGAGGGCTACCAGCACCAGTCGATGGCCGAGTACGCGGAGGCGGCGGGCATCCGCGCCGAGGCGGACTTCATCAACAACCCGGCCGGCACGATCCAGTGGCCCTTCGCAGTCGGCGTGCACGTCGGCGACCGCTTCGGCTACCGCGACTGCGCCGGCTGCTCGAGCGACCACGGCGGCCAGGACTTCAACCCCGGACTCGGCGCCGAGATCCAGGCGATCGCCGACGGCACCGTCGCCGTCTCGACGGACTCCGGCGGCTCGCTCGGCGTGGTCATGATGATCGACCACGTCATCGACGGCGAGCTCGTGACGAGCGTGTACGCGCACATGGAGTACGGCTCGCGCCGCTTCGAGGTCGGCGACACGGTGCGCGTGGCCGACGTGATCGGCACCACGGGCTCCACGGGAATGTCGACGGGTCCGCACCTGCACTTCGAGATCCGCCTCGGCGGCGTCGACGGCACCAAGGTCGACCCGCTCGAGTGGCTCTACGCCAACACGAACTAG